A genome region from Chthonomonas sp. includes the following:
- a CDS encoding NAD(P)H-dependent oxidoreductase subunit E, with the protein MSDLLQIGSPNDRPRAPRSEEVELRFSDLAVRELEQLLTHYPDKKSCILPGLWIAQREYGGYLSGEAIAEVAHRLSRSYAEVEGVATFYSMYNTAHAVGKHMIEVCTCLSCQVCGAYPIAEYLKNKLGIGFGETTADGIFTLHEVECLNACDRAPLIQVGSEYHGPVDGAYLDALIEKLRTSEGSTVTQMADDIVKVQVGPLEN; encoded by the coding sequence GTGAGTGACCTCCTGCAGATTGGCAGCCCCAACGACCGACCACGCGCGCCCCGGAGCGAGGAAGTAGAACTTCGCTTTAGCGATCTAGCCGTGCGCGAACTGGAGCAGCTCCTCACCCACTACCCCGACAAGAAGTCGTGCATTCTGCCCGGACTTTGGATTGCCCAACGCGAGTACGGCGGCTACCTGAGCGGCGAAGCCATCGCCGAGGTCGCCCATCGCCTCAGCCGCAGCTACGCCGAAGTCGAAGGCGTGGCGACGTTCTACTCGATGTATAACACGGCCCACGCGGTCGGCAAGCACATGATCGAAGTGTGCACCTGCCTAAGCTGCCAAGTGTGCGGCGCATACCCCATCGCCGAATATCTCAAAAACAAACTTGGCATCGGCTTCGGCGAGACCACCGCCGACGGAATCTTCACGTTGCACGAGGTGGAATGCCTCAACGCCTGCGACCGCGCGCCTTTGATTCAGGTCGGTTCCGAATACCACGGTCCGGTTGATGGCGCCTATTTGGATGCGCTGATCGAAAAACTTCGCACCTCGGAAGGCTCAACTGTTACCCAAATGGCCGACGATATCGTTAAGGTACAAGTAGGCCCTCTTGAGAACTAA
- the folP gene encoding dihydropteroate synthase, whose protein sequence is MSNQFAAKILGIVNVTPDSFSDGGKSFGIDQAVEAAQQLRAEGADYIDIGGESTRPGAEPVELEEEWKRVEPVITRLIELGIPVSLDTRKAEIARRGIVLGVQMVNDVSGGDDPRMVDIIAASEVKYCLMHHQGDPQTMQMSPAYTEVVTDVRSWLSDRAEELVAAGVNRDHLIVDPGFGFGKTTEHNLQLLQELRQFRRLRLPIMVGLSRKSFIGRYLGNEETPADINDRLPATLVAQLYAVTWGAEYVRTHDVRATVASLRMAAELERG, encoded by the coding sequence TTGAGTAACCAATTCGCCGCCAAAATTCTGGGCATCGTCAATGTGACACCCGACTCCTTTAGCGATGGAGGAAAGAGCTTCGGGATTGACCAAGCTGTGGAGGCCGCGCAACAGTTGCGCGCGGAAGGCGCCGACTACATTGACATTGGTGGTGAGAGCACGCGCCCCGGCGCTGAGCCGGTGGAACTGGAAGAGGAATGGAAGCGGGTTGAGCCAGTCATCACGCGCCTCATTGAACTCGGCATCCCCGTGAGTCTCGACACACGCAAAGCAGAAATCGCGCGCCGCGGCATTGTGCTGGGCGTGCAAATGGTGAACGACGTTTCCGGCGGCGATGACCCGCGTATGGTGGACATTATCGCCGCCAGCGAGGTGAAGTATTGCCTGATGCACCACCAGGGTGACCCGCAAACCATGCAAATGTCGCCGGCCTACACCGAGGTGGTGACCGACGTTCGCAGTTGGCTGAGCGACCGTGCCGAAGAGCTAGTCGCCGCCGGAGTCAACCGCGACCACCTGATCGTGGATCCCGGGTTCGGATTTGGGAAGACGACCGAACACAACCTACAGCTACTGCAAGAGCTTCGGCAGTTCCGCCGGTTGCGATTGCCCATCATGGTTGGCCTCAGCCGCAAAAGCTTCATCGGCCGCTATCTGGGCAACGAAGAGACCCCGGCTGACATCAACGACCGCTTGCCCGCCACGCTGGTCGCGCAACTTTATGCGGTCACGTGGGGTGCCGAATATGTGCGCACGCACGACGTACGCGCTACGGTTGCGTCTCTTCGGATGGCGGCTGAGCTTGAGCGAGGTTAG
- the fumC gene encoding class II fumarate hydratase, with the protein MTTRTESDTMGTLEVDASRYWGAQTQRSIQNFPIGRDRYLMLPAVIRAMGILKKGAARANADLGQLDPKVAELIVRAADEVIAGKLNDHFPLVVFQTGSGTQSNMNANEVISNRAIDLAEGKLGSKEPVHPNDHVNRGQSSNDTFPTAMHIAVVEEIHRHLIPGVQVLRDTLAAKAEEFKDICKVGRTHLQDATPITLGQEIGAWVAQIDYAMAEVAHAEQGLYELAIGGTAVGTGLNAHPQFGDLAAKYFAEETGFPFVSAPNKFAALSAHDALVQTSAALRTLAGGLMKMANDVRWLASGPRNGIGELTIPENEPGSSIMPGKVNPTQCEAITMVAVQVFGNDAAVAFAGSQGNFQLNVYKPVMVHNVLTSIQLIGDACRAFNDNCAVGLEPNRSKIDSNLASNLMQVTALNPHIGYEKSAKIAKKAHVDGSTLKEAALALGFLTSEEFDEWVVPMDMTHPSA; encoded by the coding sequence GTGACGACGCGGACCGAATCCGACACAATGGGCACGCTTGAGGTGGATGCCTCGCGATACTGGGGCGCCCAAACCCAGCGCAGCATTCAAAACTTCCCAATTGGGCGCGACCGCTATCTGATGTTGCCGGCCGTGATTCGCGCGATGGGCATCCTTAAGAAAGGTGCCGCCCGCGCCAACGCCGACTTGGGGCAGCTCGACCCCAAGGTCGCCGAGCTGATTGTTCGAGCGGCGGACGAGGTGATTGCGGGGAAGCTAAACGACCACTTCCCGCTGGTCGTGTTCCAAACCGGGTCGGGCACGCAAAGCAATATGAACGCGAACGAGGTGATCTCGAATCGCGCCATTGATCTGGCGGAGGGCAAGCTGGGCAGCAAGGAGCCCGTCCACCCGAATGACCACGTGAACCGCGGTCAGAGCAGCAACGACACGTTTCCGACGGCGATGCACATCGCCGTGGTCGAAGAGATTCATCGGCACCTAATCCCCGGCGTTCAGGTTCTGCGCGACACGCTCGCGGCCAAGGCCGAAGAGTTTAAGGACATTTGCAAGGTCGGGCGCACCCACTTGCAAGACGCAACGCCCATCACGCTGGGTCAAGAAATCGGTGCGTGGGTGGCGCAAATTGACTACGCCATGGCCGAGGTTGCGCACGCCGAGCAGGGTCTCTACGAATTGGCCATCGGCGGCACGGCCGTCGGAACGGGCCTCAACGCGCACCCGCAGTTCGGTGACTTGGCGGCGAAGTACTTTGCCGAAGAAACTGGGTTCCCGTTCGTTTCGGCCCCGAACAAGTTTGCCGCGCTTTCGGCTCACGATGCGCTGGTGCAGACCAGCGCGGCGTTGCGCACGCTCGCGGGCGGATTGATGAAGATGGCGAACGACGTGCGCTGGTTGGCGAGCGGCCCGCGCAACGGCATCGGCGAACTCACGATTCCGGAGAACGAGCCGGGCAGCTCGATTATGCCGGGCAAGGTGAACCCGACCCAATGCGAGGCGATTACGATGGTCGCCGTGCAAGTGTTTGGCAACGACGCGGCGGTGGCCTTCGCGGGTTCGCAGGGCAACTTCCAACTCAACGTATACAAGCCGGTGATGGTGCACAACGTGCTGACCTCGATTCAGCTCATCGGTGATGCGTGTCGCGCGTTCAACGATAACTGTGCAGTGGGATTAGAACCCAATCGGTCAAAAATTGATTCAAACCTGGCGAGTAATCTCATGCAGGTGACGGCGTTGAATCCGCACATCGGTTACGAGAAGTCGGCCAAGATCGCCAAGAAGGCGCACGTGGACGGGAGTACGCTCAAAGAGGCGGCCTTGGCCTTGGGCTTTTTGACCAGCGAAGAGTTTGACGAATGGGTGGTGCCGATGGACATGACCCACCCGAGCGCCTAA
- a CDS encoding DUF1080 domain-containing protein, translating into MLTALALAATILIDDRPGFSDTPIIPGTKWRVHDKERPHPRKKNPVAWDGKPVPAPMGAVVPTWSNPSWKLANGDLQVQQGANLTKEAFGSGRYHIEWRTPVDNYKDQGSGNSGVFLMGEYEIQILNCFNNVTYADGHAGSIYGQTPPSSNPCRPQGEWQTYDIDFVAPVFAMDGSLKSPATVTLVFNGVRVLNKTKVMGQTAYRAVAKYAYHAPKLPLMLQDHGSPVEFRNIWVVPK; encoded by the coding sequence ATGCTCACCGCCCTTGCTCTCGCCGCGACGATCTTGATTGACGACCGACCGGGTTTCAGCGACACGCCGATCATCCCCGGCACCAAGTGGCGCGTTCACGATAAGGAGCGTCCGCATCCCAGGAAGAAGAATCCTGTCGCATGGGATGGCAAGCCGGTACCGGCCCCGATGGGCGCGGTCGTACCCACATGGAGCAACCCGAGTTGGAAGCTGGCCAACGGCGACTTGCAGGTGCAGCAAGGAGCAAACCTGACCAAAGAAGCGTTTGGCAGCGGACGGTATCACATCGAATGGCGCACGCCGGTTGACAACTACAAGGATCAAGGCAGCGGCAACAGCGGCGTCTTCCTCATGGGCGAATACGAGATCCAGATTCTCAACTGCTTTAACAACGTGACGTACGCCGATGGTCACGCGGGGTCCATCTACGGACAAACTCCGCCGAGCTCGAACCCGTGCCGACCGCAAGGCGAATGGCAAACCTACGACATCGACTTTGTCGCGCCGGTCTTTGCCATGGATGGCTCGCTGAAGAGCCCGGCCACGGTGACGCTCGTCTTCAATGGCGTGCGCGTGCTCAATAAGACCAAGGTCATGGGCCAAACGGCGTACCGCGCGGTGGCCAAGTACGCGTATCACGCGCCAAAGCTCCCGTTGATGCTGCAAGACCATGGCAGTCCGGTCGAGTTTCGCAACATCTGGGTTGTGCCCAAGTAA